A genomic stretch from Colwellia sp. Arc7-635 includes:
- a CDS encoding YgjV family protein produces MPDFLLSQLLVTVTLIIECCAMQLKNKNYILAALSVSCFFNGMHYLLLEQRTAGYIFLFSSIRFLVSIRWKFQWISVAALSISLLITVSTYSGLLSILGFIATVFITVGSFSHNDKFLRLMMILGGSLWFVHNLILWTPVGILVEVVFVGSSCIGYYRYYIAKKTLNTAP; encoded by the coding sequence ATGCCTGATTTTTTACTCTCACAATTGCTGGTAACCGTCACACTCATTATTGAATGTTGTGCTATGCAGCTGAAAAATAAAAATTATATTCTAGCTGCGCTTTCTGTCAGCTGCTTCTTTAACGGTATGCACTACCTCTTGCTCGAACAACGTACCGCGGGCTATATATTTTTATTTTCCAGTATTCGATTCTTAGTTTCTATTCGATGGAAGTTTCAATGGATTTCTGTCGCCGCACTGAGCATTAGTTTACTGATCACTGTATCCACTTATTCCGGCCTTTTAAGTATTCTTGGCTTTATAGCAACTGTATTTATTACCGTCGGTTCGTTTAGCCATAACGATAAATTTTTACGTTTAATGATGATACTTGGTGGCTCATTATGGTTTGTCCACAATCTTATATTGTGGACACCGGTGGGGATACTTGTTGAAGTTGTCTTTGTCGGCAGCAGTTGCATTGGTTATTATCGTTATTACATCGCGAAAAAAACGCTAAATACTGCACCATAA
- a CDS encoding bacteriohemerythrin → MSIIMNSRSKSLIYAAIVGLIIVAIFLGFLSSLTNPISWILIVVLVLIPLFYKKVTDTNEIVWKDDYSVGIDSLDNDHKKLINLLNQFSTAYDYAMSEEYERQALKDLIDYTKYHFDREEQLLEQHHYPDVVAHKAQHKKMIEQVDGFMDLYNEKGHDALNEISLFLSNWLINHINGTDKDYSELLIKNGVK, encoded by the coding sequence ATGAGTATTATTATGAACAGTCGCAGTAAATCGTTAATATACGCCGCCATCGTAGGGTTAATTATTGTCGCCATATTTTTAGGTTTTTTATCGAGCCTGACCAATCCTATATCTTGGATACTGATTGTTGTACTCGTGCTAATCCCACTGTTTTACAAAAAAGTCACTGACACTAATGAAATAGTATGGAAGGATGACTACAGTGTTGGCATTGACAGCTTAGATAATGATCACAAAAAATTAATTAACCTATTAAACCAATTTAGCACCGCCTATGACTACGCCATGAGCGAAGAGTATGAACGTCAAGCGCTGAAAGATTTAATCGACTACACCAAGTATCATTTTGACCGAGAAGAGCAATTATTGGAGCAACACCACTACCCTGATGTGGTTGCACATAAGGCTCAGCACAAAAAGATGATAGAACAAGTCGATGGTTTTATGGATTTGTATAACGAAAAGGGCCATGATGCTTTAAATGAAATTAGTCTGTTTCTTTCTAACTGGTTGATTAACCATATTAATGGCACCGACAAAGATTACAGTGAGTTGTTAATTAAGAACGGTGTGAAATAA
- a CDS encoding SGNH/GDSL hydrolase family protein: MKTAANNSTVLYFTITVLLMPLLLLQAIWVRLRTIKLPEAQGQRSGVCGQGEPLTLLVLGDSAAAGVGTNLQEDALAGQLSALLAIKNQTHWHLVAKTGLTSTDIVNELQSLPAQKFDLVLVSVGVNDVSHFTHQAQWLNNIHTIVELLKTKFGAEKVLLSSVPPMHLFTAIAQPLRWWLGLRAKKLNALMTIAVANIDKCSILTVDLPFRPEYLAKDGVHPSKLAYKVWAEQAAAKFDSV, translated from the coding sequence TTGAAGACAGCAGCAAATAACTCCACTGTACTTTATTTTACAATTACCGTGCTACTTATGCCCTTATTGCTATTACAAGCAATTTGGGTGCGTCTTCGTACGATTAAATTACCGGAAGCACAAGGCCAACGTTCCGGTGTTTGTGGGCAAGGCGAGCCATTAACGTTATTAGTACTAGGGGACTCTGCTGCAGCCGGAGTAGGTACAAACTTACAAGAAGATGCCTTGGCAGGACAGTTATCAGCATTACTGGCCATTAAAAACCAAACACATTGGCACTTAGTCGCCAAAACAGGATTAACCTCAACTGATATCGTCAACGAACTTCAATCTTTACCCGCACAAAAATTTGACCTTGTTTTAGTCTCGGTTGGCGTTAACGATGTCAGTCACTTTACTCATCAAGCCCAATGGCTGAATAATATACATACCATCGTTGAGTTACTTAAAACTAAATTTGGCGCCGAAAAAGTGCTACTTTCAAGCGTACCACCAATGCATTTATTCACCGCTATAGCTCAACCCCTGCGTTGGTGGTTAGGTCTGCGTGCAAAAAAACTTAATGCGTTAATGACAATCGCTGTCGCAAATATTGATAAATGCTCAATACTGACCGTCGACTTGCCCTTTCGCCCTGAATATCTCGCAAAAGATGGCGTACATCCATCAAAACTAGCTTACAAAGTTTGGGCCGAACAAGCCGCTGCCAAGTTCGATTCAGTTTAA
- a CDS encoding endonuclease/exonuclease/phosphatase family protein, with product MINKRYRTLESLKVMGCASKQLMGPNIEVLLWNVFKCKKAGWQEDFSTLIDGKDLVLLQEAILNSPFDFHFNESIQHQWMMARSFLNIKTNIETGVKTGSSVAATKHYFSASAHHEPLSKTKKMLLATLYPLYKRSQSLLVVNTHLINFVNFYKFKNHVDQVFQTLEQHDGPILLAGDFNTWHKKRLKYFHQLATSFSLKEVKMSRQPKLSHLFQHLDHIYYRELEVVKTHVHIEIHSSDHYPISLSLRTLRSAKCE from the coding sequence ATGATTAACAAACGTTATCGTACTCTTGAGTCTTTAAAAGTTATGGGCTGCGCGTCAAAACAACTGATGGGGCCAAACATTGAAGTATTATTGTGGAATGTTTTTAAATGTAAAAAAGCCGGTTGGCAAGAAGACTTTTCAACGTTAATTGATGGCAAAGACCTAGTTCTCTTACAAGAAGCCATTTTAAATTCCCCCTTCGACTTTCATTTTAATGAATCAATACAGCATCAATGGATGATGGCGCGCAGTTTTTTAAACATTAAAACTAACATCGAAACCGGCGTAAAAACTGGCTCAAGCGTTGCCGCTACAAAACATTACTTTTCGGCATCAGCGCATCATGAGCCGCTATCAAAAACAAAAAAAATGCTGCTCGCCACTTTATATCCTCTATACAAGCGCAGCCAGTCACTGCTTGTGGTTAATACTCACTTAATAAACTTTGTAAATTTCTACAAGTTTAAAAACCACGTTGACCAAGTTTTCCAAACACTAGAGCAACATGATGGCCCAATACTGCTAGCCGGTGACTTTAATACTTGGCATAAGAAAAGGTTGAAGTATTTTCATCAACTTGCGACATCGTTTTCATTAAAAGAAGTAAAAATGAGTCGTCAGCCAAAGCTGAGTCACTTATTTCAACATCTTGATCATATTTACTACCGCGAATTAGAGGTGGTTAAAACCCATGTGCATATAGAAATTCATTCATCTGATCACTACCCAATCAGTTTATCACTGCGCACGCTACGCTCTGCAAAGTGTGAATAA
- a CDS encoding HD domain-containing phosphohydrolase: MPFSLLKSDVVKIQLKPWRILIVDDEIDIHTVTKMALKRFELEERGVEFLSAFSSKEAKQIIEENDDIALIFLDVVMETDDAGLLVAKWLREENKNVLTRIILRTGQPGQAPEEDVIMNYDINDYKQKTELDRTKLFTAVVTALRAYRDLIKIDQSRIYERAYRVGLQQVIESTADLLQEKTLKNFFNGLLQQVVSLIHVDQEGALVKPIDGAGTICCANDYQVIAECGDISLENGLEPKAIELLDEARRIKGSVFEGEHYVAYFPSNSDKDSLLYLKGNQIEQLTDVNIQLLNLFSNSIGIAFDNLLLNEEIIKTQEDLINRLGNAVESRSKESGNHIKRMSGFCFILAHELGLSESDCEILKQSTPMHDVGKISIPDSILLKPGRLTDDEMFIMKQHSELGFDILAGSERPILNAAAIIAKQHHEKFDGSGYPAGLKGDEIHIFARIVAVADVFDALIHKRCYKEPWALEDILTLFKQETNKHFDPDVIAAFTRRLADILELNNKLTKSDCL; the protein is encoded by the coding sequence ATGCCTTTCAGTTTGCTTAAAAGTGATGTAGTAAAAATACAATTGAAGCCGTGGCGAATACTTATTGTTGATGATGAAATCGATATTCATACCGTAACTAAAATGGCGCTCAAGCGTTTTGAATTAGAAGAAAGAGGTGTGGAATTCTTAAGTGCATTTTCTTCAAAAGAAGCCAAGCAAATTATTGAAGAAAATGATGATATAGCATTAATTTTTCTTGATGTTGTAATGGAAACCGACGACGCTGGTTTGCTCGTAGCTAAATGGCTGCGAGAAGAAAACAAGAATGTTCTAACACGCATTATATTACGAACCGGACAGCCGGGGCAGGCGCCTGAAGAAGATGTCATTATGAATTATGATATTAATGACTATAAACAAAAAACTGAATTAGACCGAACTAAATTATTTACTGCCGTTGTAACGGCATTAAGAGCTTACCGAGATTTAATTAAAATAGATCAATCTAGAATCTATGAAAGGGCTTACAGAGTTGGTTTACAGCAGGTTATTGAATCGACAGCAGATTTACTTCAAGAGAAAACATTAAAAAACTTCTTTAATGGACTATTACAACAAGTGGTTTCCTTAATTCATGTTGATCAAGAAGGTGCGTTAGTTAAGCCAATCGACGGCGCCGGAACTATCTGTTGTGCTAACGACTATCAAGTTATTGCTGAGTGCGGAGATATTTCGCTTGAAAATGGCTTAGAGCCAAAAGCCATTGAGTTGCTTGATGAAGCAAGGCGAATAAAAGGCAGTGTTTTTGAAGGCGAACATTACGTTGCTTATTTTCCGTCTAATAGTGATAAAGACAGCCTACTGTATTTAAAAGGTAATCAAATTGAGCAGCTAACCGATGTAAATATTCAATTACTCAATTTATTTTCAAATAGTATCGGTATTGCTTTTGATAACTTATTGTTAAATGAAGAAATAATTAAAACTCAGGAGGACTTAATCAATCGTTTGGGTAATGCGGTAGAGTCGCGGTCGAAGGAGTCGGGTAATCATATTAAACGCATGTCAGGGTTCTGTTTTATTTTAGCGCACGAACTGGGTTTATCTGAAAGTGACTGCGAAATTCTGAAACAATCAACACCAATGCATGATGTCGGTAAAATTTCTATTCCCGATAGTATTTTGCTTAAACCTGGCAGGCTTACAGATGATGAAATGTTCATCATGAAGCAACATTCAGAATTGGGTTTTGATATTCTGGCAGGATCTGAACGACCAATACTCAACGCCGCAGCAATCATTGCGAAACAGCATCATGAAAAATTTGATGGCTCCGGATATCCGGCGGGCCTTAAAGGCGACGAAATTCATATATTCGCTAGAATAGTTGCTGTTGCTGATGTCTTTGATGCCTTAATTCATAAGCGTTGCTATAAAGAACCTTGGGCATTAGAGGACATTTTGACGTTATTTAAACAAGAAACGAATAAGCACTTTGATCCAGATGTTATCGCAGCCTTTACCCGTAGGCTTGCGGACATACTTGAATTAAATAATAAACTAACAAAAAGTGACTGCTTGTAA
- a CDS encoding murein transglycosylase domain-containing protein: MFKKVLLLLVVISLTSCKSTPNLASIRSTESLIKQIKSDRSDIVSIAHQAVKTNHLIKQDINNIKSLLDELSGHIHSVWGEKKPQIPSNKKLVKYTNDYKARAIVDFEKGSILVETLADSSSAKTLENLQRAIVTTLLSSADPSKTDIFSSDAPQLSGKPYLYQQVIDQDNKPIQYQWRANRFSQYLTEFKLQKYNKNRKQIYAVRIDMVEKHQHLREQKYSQYVLAAAKRYQISPQLIFGIIETESSFNPFAVSSANAYGLMQVVPKTAGADVFQRIKKKAGQPSKQQLFDPAFNIDIGSAYLHILNNNYLQAVSNDISRHYSIISAYNGGSGNVLKTFHSNRKTAMKMLNAKLPKDVYYLLTRKHPKTESRRYLEKVIKAEKGYL, from the coding sequence ATGTTTAAAAAAGTGTTGTTGTTACTGGTAGTGATTAGTTTAACTAGCTGTAAAAGTACCCCAAACCTTGCCTCTATTCGAAGTACTGAAAGCTTAATTAAACAAATAAAATCTGATCGTAGCGATATTGTCAGCATCGCCCATCAGGCAGTTAAAACTAATCATTTGATTAAACAAGACATCAATAATATTAAGTCCTTGCTCGATGAGTTAAGTGGGCATATTCACAGTGTTTGGGGCGAAAAAAAACCTCAAATACCCAGTAATAAAAAGCTAGTTAAATACACTAATGACTATAAAGCACGTGCTATTGTTGATTTTGAAAAAGGCAGTATTTTAGTCGAAACACTCGCAGATAGCTCATCAGCTAAAACCCTGGAAAATTTACAACGCGCAATCGTCACCACTTTATTATCGAGCGCAGATCCCAGTAAAACCGACATATTTTCCAGCGATGCCCCTCAACTTTCAGGCAAGCCGTATTTGTACCAGCAAGTCATTGATCAAGACAATAAACCCATTCAATACCAATGGCGAGCTAATCGTTTTTCTCAATATTTAACCGAATTCAAATTGCAAAAATATAATAAAAATCGCAAACAGATTTATGCCGTTAGAATTGATATGGTTGAAAAACACCAGCATTTACGCGAACAAAAATACAGCCAATATGTGCTTGCTGCTGCGAAACGTTATCAAATATCGCCACAACTGATATTCGGGATCATTGAAACTGAGAGTAGCTTTAATCCCTTCGCTGTTAGTAGTGCAAATGCTTACGGTTTAATGCAAGTCGTGCCTAAAACGGCCGGAGCTGATGTTTTTCAGCGCATTAAAAAGAAAGCGGGCCAACCAAGCAAGCAGCAACTCTTCGATCCCGCTTTTAATATTGATATTGGCTCGGCTTACTTACATATTCTGAATAACAATTATTTGCAAGCGGTGAGTAATGACATTAGCCGCCACTATTCAATTATTTCGGCTTATAATGGTGGCAGCGGTAATGTATTAAAAACCTTTCATAGCAACCGTAAAACAGCGATGAAAATGCTCAATGCTAAATTGCCGAAAGATGTTTATTATTTACTGACCCGAAAGCACCCAAAAACAGAATCTCGTCGCTACTTGGAGAAAGTAATCAAAGCTGAAAAAGGCTACTTGTAG
- the cls gene encoding cardiolipin synthase: MHIFEDLVTWLYAHWVTVIVIFHISLSALTSLHVLLFKENERTSLAWIGLVILSPVIGSLFYWLFGINRIKRSAQKKHPPALKKDFIQQDLNIKFHDTPKNWHSAIIAGHAIHPVNYLAGNSVEPLINGDMAYPAMIQSIDCAKLHIVLSSYIFDYDSLGRQFVDALAKAQQRGVIVNVLLDSIGIGYSWKKSDQALKKRGVTTAQFSPITSLTNIRFINLRNHRKTLCIDGEVAYIGGMNVSKNNIVKTAEYPIDDVHFKVKGPVIDQISQVFIEDWFFATEKLIKFPRYFQNNKADANGDKTVVARIIQDGPDEHHNKTRWTLINALVCAQSTVKIITPYFVPDRTLMAALHTTAMRGVSIEIMVPQHSDIPFVDWTMAANYSRIIEHGIKIYKNKRPFDHSKIVIIDDVWSFIGSSNWDARSLEFNFEINLECFDRELNKKLTELFTLKKQNSIQITEDIINAVPLYKKIRNNLFRLFSSYM; this comes from the coding sequence ATGCATATATTTGAAGACTTAGTTACATGGTTATATGCCCATTGGGTAACCGTTATCGTTATTTTTCATATTAGCTTATCTGCTTTAACATCGTTACATGTACTACTTTTCAAAGAAAATGAACGAACGTCACTCGCTTGGATTGGCCTTGTGATACTTTCCCCCGTAATTGGTAGTTTATTCTATTGGCTATTTGGTATAAACCGCATCAAACGGAGTGCGCAAAAGAAGCATCCTCCGGCACTTAAAAAAGACTTTATTCAGCAAGATCTCAATATAAAGTTTCATGATACACCTAAGAATTGGCATTCGGCTATTATCGCAGGTCACGCTATTCATCCCGTTAATTACCTTGCTGGTAACAGCGTTGAACCGCTTATTAATGGAGATATGGCCTACCCTGCCATGATTCAATCTATTGACTGCGCCAAACTTCATATTGTTTTATCAAGTTATATATTTGATTACGACTCTCTCGGACGTCAATTTGTTGATGCTTTAGCTAAAGCACAGCAGCGCGGTGTTATTGTCAACGTGCTACTCGATAGTATTGGTATTGGTTATAGTTGGAAAAAGTCAGACCAGGCATTAAAAAAACGTGGGGTAACAACCGCTCAGTTTTCACCAATAACCTCACTAACTAACATCCGCTTTATCAATTTAAGAAATCACCGAAAAACGCTCTGCATTGATGGTGAAGTCGCCTATATTGGCGGCATGAACGTCAGTAAAAATAATATCGTTAAAACGGCAGAGTACCCCATTGATGACGTGCACTTTAAAGTAAAGGGTCCAGTGATTGACCAAATTAGCCAAGTATTTATTGAAGACTGGTTTTTTGCAACCGAGAAATTGATTAAATTTCCTCGCTACTTCCAAAATAACAAAGCTGATGCCAATGGCGATAAAACCGTGGTTGCACGCATCATTCAAGACGGCCCGGATGAGCACCACAATAAAACCCGCTGGACACTCATTAATGCCTTAGTCTGCGCACAAAGTACGGTGAAAATAATCACGCCTTACTTTGTTCCCGACCGAACATTAATGGCCGCTCTACACACCACAGCAATGCGCGGTGTTTCGATTGAGATCATGGTGCCCCAACATAGCGATATTCCTTTTGTAGACTGGACGATGGCAGCAAACTACTCAAGAATAATTGAACATGGTATCAAGATATATAAAAACAAAAGGCCCTTTGATCACAGTAAAATCGTTATTATCGACGACGTTTGGTCATTTATCGGCTCTTCTAACTGGGATGCCAGAAGCCTAGAGTTTAATTTCGAAATTAACCTAGAATGTTTTGATCGTGAACTAAACAAAAAATTAACGGAATTATTTACGCTAAAGAAGCAAAATTCTATCCAAATTACTGAAGATATAATTAATGCTGTGCCGCTCTATAAAAAAATTCGCAACAACTTATTCCGGCTATTTTCTTCGTATATGTAA
- a CDS encoding PGPGW domain-containing protein translates to MTTYLMAVLSPNLIFLIIGLTTFASIAYFVMISYIITQMDKRYFVRRNIIHKKMLYKRIINKKELEHKAADDVRGSSSKKLLKNSLGYVVSVLKIFVGLCLLLCGIAMLVLPGQGLLTILIGLSLLPFPGKNKLEQKLLSLKSVRASLNWIRAKANKDAFIFD, encoded by the coding sequence ATGACGACATATCTAATGGCTGTGCTGAGTCCTAATTTAATATTTTTAATCATAGGACTAACGACATTTGCCTCTATCGCATATTTTGTGATGATAAGTTACATCATTACACAGATGGATAAGCGATACTTTGTTCGAAGGAACATTATTCATAAAAAAATGCTTTATAAAAGAATAATTAACAAAAAAGAGCTTGAACATAAAGCAGCTGACGATGTGAGAGGAAGCTCGAGCAAAAAGTTACTTAAAAATAGCTTAGGTTATGTCGTTAGCGTGTTAAAAATTTTTGTTGGCTTATGCTTATTGCTCTGTGGCATTGCGATGTTGGTTTTACCTGGCCAAGGTTTACTCACCATACTTATTGGGCTGAGTTTGCTACCTTTTCCGGGTAAAAATAAGTTAGAACAAAAATTACTTTCGCTAAAGTCAGTCAGAGCTTCCTTAAATTGGATCCGCGCTAAAGCAAATAAAGACGCTTTTATTTTTGACTAA
- a CDS encoding cytochrome D1 domain-containing protein encodes MKTIKYSLSVLGLAIGMAATGLSMSVSATEPTLSKADFEDAQLHYFQRCAGCHGVLRKGATGKNLEPENTLKKGQSRLEKIISLGTEGGMNNFDDIFSEKEISNLATFIQMTPPVPPEMSLEQMRSHTKEYVSPKDYPTKPLHGLNWKNFFVVIERDAGTAAIIDGDTKKIITHIDTGYAVHVIKGTEHHKVDHAKDVGRFWYTIGRDGKVNKIDLWQTPDKMLVAETKMAYDARDIAVSGDGKYVIAGGYWPAHFVIMDAVTLNPLKVVSTRGYNTKGEFINEARVAAIYTSPLTSSFIVAVKETGQMLQVDYTDLDNLTITSIASAEFLHDGFFDPSGRYFQIAANASNKMVVIDTVKRKLEAMIEVDALPHPGPGANWIDKECGPVGGTTHLGIGLVSVWGNDPMGHPDKAWKLCYEVETDGAGAFIRTHETSQYVWADQLKHPEPEIQQSVQVFDKDTHEIVKTIRVTTDPGKAALHMEFNDDGSEVWVSVWNRKDAKSPTGEIVIYDAKTLKELHRIKGLTTPTGKFNVHNRMNHKT; translated from the coding sequence ATGAAAACGATTAAATATAGTCTTTCAGTACTTGGTTTAGCAATTGGTATGGCAGCAACAGGTCTCAGTATGTCGGTATCGGCAACAGAGCCAACGCTATCAAAAGCAGATTTTGAAGATGCACAATTACATTACTTTCAGCGTTGTGCTGGTTGTCATGGTGTGTTGCGTAAAGGCGCGACAGGCAAAAACCTTGAACCAGAAAATACGCTTAAAAAAGGCCAATCGCGTCTAGAGAAAATTATTTCTTTAGGTACGGAAGGTGGCATGAACAACTTTGATGATATTTTTAGTGAAAAAGAAATTTCAAACTTAGCCACTTTCATTCAAATGACACCACCCGTGCCGCCAGAAATGTCGTTAGAGCAAATGCGCTCTCACACAAAAGAATATGTTTCGCCAAAAGACTACCCAACAAAACCTCTACACGGTTTAAACTGGAAAAATTTCTTTGTTGTTATCGAACGTGACGCAGGTACTGCCGCTATTATTGATGGCGATACTAAAAAAATTATCACTCACATTGATACGGGTTACGCGGTACATGTAATTAAAGGTACTGAGCATCATAAAGTTGACCATGCGAAAGATGTCGGCCGTTTTTGGTACACCATTGGTCGTGACGGTAAAGTTAATAAAATCGATTTATGGCAAACACCTGACAAAATGTTAGTTGCTGAAACTAAAATGGCTTACGACGCACGTGATATAGCTGTTTCAGGTGATGGTAAATACGTTATTGCTGGCGGTTACTGGCCTGCACATTTCGTCATCATGGATGCTGTTACATTAAACCCACTCAAAGTTGTTTCTACTCGTGGTTATAACACGAAAGGTGAGTTTATTAATGAAGCGCGTGTAGCGGCTATTTACACTTCTCCTTTAACATCTTCATTTATTGTTGCGGTTAAAGAAACAGGGCAAATGCTACAAGTAGATTATACCGATTTAGACAACTTAACGATTACAAGCATCGCGTCAGCAGAGTTCTTGCATGATGGTTTCTTTGACCCTTCAGGTCGTTATTTCCAAATTGCGGCTAATGCGTCAAACAAAATGGTAGTGATTGATACTGTTAAACGTAAATTAGAAGCAATGATTGAAGTTGATGCATTACCGCATCCTGGTCCTGGTGCAAACTGGATTGATAAAGAATGTGGTCCTGTTGGCGGCACAACTCATTTAGGTATTGGCCTAGTGTCAGTTTGGGGTAACGACCCAATGGGTCACCCAGATAAAGCATGGAAACTTTGTTATGAAGTTGAAACAGACGGTGCTGGTGCATTTATTCGTACTCATGAAACGTCACAATATGTTTGGGCTGATCAGCTAAAACATCCTGAACCAGAGATTCAGCAATCAGTGCAAGTGTTTGATAAAGACACCCATGAAATTGTGAAAACTATCCGTGTAACAACAGATCCTGGTAAAGCGGCACTACATATGGAGTTTAACGACGACGGTAGTGAAGTTTGGGTGTCAGTTTGGAACCGTAAAGATGCGAAAAGCCCAACAGGTGAAATCGTTATTTATGATGCAAAAACACTTAAAGAGTTACACCGTATTAAAGGTTTAACTACACCAACAGGTAAGTTTAACGTTCATAACCGTATGAACCACAAAACTTAA
- a CDS encoding GAF domain-containing sensor histidine kinase translates to MSSNKKVNTVTEVSAEVSSDYCAIGNSSKSHLNVINALLKISSLVQSKLTLAEIYKKIHLIIAEIIYVKNIAIFLYDPIDKIIVFDYFVDEKDQGIIGTTMPIGKGISSYVIRKNKPCMFTSAEQKDMQVKGKISNVIGSLSESWMGAPISTNDGVIGIIILQSYSSDHMYKDDDLQLLSFVASNIGIVLEQRKHIDKEREDKAFLESNLQLIKEQNLALENMMETLKGAQTELVQKEKMASLGNLVAGIAHEINTPIGICVTAITSLHHQYKSLQKKITNNTASNKHLNYFFEDVAETCTIIESNTLRAAELINSFKEIAVDQSSEVSREINMKEYINEILLAMRPILKKTSHEVLVKCPENLVVKTIPGAISQILTNMINNSIIHGFNDGDKGCLTITVVKESDSFCLCYQDNGKGLDNDEIKMLFEPFYTTKRGRGGSGLGAHLIYNIVTSSLHGKISVESEPGKGLRYDLSLPIEAL, encoded by the coding sequence ATGAGTTCAAATAAAAAAGTTAACACTGTGACTGAAGTAAGTGCTGAAGTTAGCTCTGATTACTGTGCAATTGGAAACTCTAGTAAGAGCCACCTCAATGTTATAAATGCGTTGTTGAAGATCTCTTCACTTGTGCAATCGAAACTCACCCTAGCCGAAATCTATAAAAAAATTCATCTCATTATTGCTGAAATAATTTATGTCAAAAATATTGCTATATTTTTATACGATCCCATTGATAAAATTATTGTTTTTGACTATTTTGTTGATGAAAAAGATCAAGGTATTATTGGTACAACTATGCCAATTGGTAAAGGCATTTCTTCTTATGTTATTAGAAAAAACAAGCCTTGTATGTTCACCAGTGCAGAGCAGAAGGATATGCAAGTTAAAGGTAAAATCTCAAATGTTATTGGTTCTTTAAGTGAAAGTTGGATGGGAGCACCTATTTCCACCAATGACGGTGTTATAGGAATAATTATACTGCAAAGTTATTCAAGCGATCATATGTATAAGGACGATGATCTACAGTTACTTTCTTTTGTCGCTTCGAACATAGGTATTGTTCTTGAGCAACGAAAGCATATCGATAAAGAAAGAGAAGATAAAGCATTTCTGGAAAGTAACTTACAGTTAATTAAAGAACAAAATTTGGCGTTAGAGAATATGATGGAAACACTAAAAGGTGCGCAAACAGAGCTGGTACAAAAAGAAAAAATGGCTTCTCTAGGTAATTTAGTTGCAGGTATTGCCCATGAAATTAATACTCCGATAGGTATATGCGTAACAGCAATCACCAGTTTACATCATCAATATAAAAGTCTACAAAAAAAAATAACTAATAATACAGCCTCGAATAAGCACTTAAATTATTTTTTTGAAGATGTTGCTGAAACTTGCACGATAATAGAGTCAAATACGCTTCGAGCAGCCGAATTAATCAATAGCTTTAAAGAGATAGCGGTCGATCAGTCTTCAGAAGTGTCTCGTGAAATAAACATGAAGGAATATATAAACGAAATATTACTTGCGATGCGTCCAATTTTAAAGAAAACATCGCATGAAGTGCTCGTTAAATGTCCTGAAAACTTAGTGGTTAAAACAATCCCCGGAGCTATTTCTCAAATACTGACTAATATGATAAATAACTCTATTATTCATGGTTTTAATGATGGTGATAAAGGCTGCTTAACAATAACTGTTGTCAAAGAAAGTGATAGCTTTTGCCTTTGTTATCAAGACAATGGTAAGGGCTTGGATAACGATGAGATAAAGATGTTATTTGAACCTTTTTATACGACAAAAAGAGGCCGTGGTGGTAGTGGTTTAGGTGCGCATTTGATTTATAACATTGTTACTTCTAGTTTACATGGCAAGATAAGTGTTGAAAGCGAGCCAGGTAAAGGTTTACGTTATGATTTATCCCTTCCTATTGAGGCGCTCTAG